A window from Choristoneura fumiferana chromosome 22, NRCan_CFum_1, whole genome shotgun sequence encodes these proteins:
- the LOC141440338 gene encoding UDP-glycosyltransferase UGT5-like, with amino-acid sequence MLTPCCNRKFPMAKLILIHFTVVLLARISESARIFAWFPAPCISHQVVFRPITHELARRGHEVIVMTTDPAFPNDKAPQNLKEIDVHDISYDTWRDIVISKQKEMTNDIEVQLKMFYNAIKELYRKQMNTTEMKNIINGHEKFDLLIFDANAFGALALKEIIKAPVIMISSLGPSTGHMEALGAPVHTFLYPNSLKKKINIPSMWDKIQEFINLWKIGNFILRVRPNIFKDMSKYLGVHLPSMTELMTNIDLLMLNEHPAWSGVRPVPPNVVYIGGIHQSSRKDLPEELKTYLDSSKHGVIYMSFGTNVDPSVLPPQKIQAFIKAFSELPYDVLWKWNEDELPGRTKNIRISKWLPQSDLLFHPKVKLFITQAGLQSTDEAINAGIPVIGVPMLMDQWYNAEHYVQHRVGLQLDILTLDADVVKNAVETVIKDPSYRQNIVKIRELISDQPMSPLDRAVWWTEHVLQHGGARHLRAPAANMPWTQYYELDLGLLVLGASLASLIGVIVVARYAVTILVKKFIKMKVKQS; translated from the exons ATGTTGACTCCCTGTTGCAACAGGAAGTTCCCAATGGCGAAGTtgatattaatacattttacaGTAGTATTATTGGCACGAATTAGTGAATCCGCTAGAATTTTTGCGTGGTTTCCGGCGCCTTGTATTAGCCATCAAGTTGTGTTTCGACCAATCACACACGAATTGGCGAGACGTGGCCATGAAGTGATTGTAATGACGACAGACCCAGCGTTCCCGAATGACAAGGCTCCACAAAACCTCAAAGAAATCGACGTTCACGACATCTCATACGATACATGGAGAGACATAGTTATATCAAAGCAAAAAGAAATGACTAATGATATAGAAGTACAATTAAAGATGTTCTACAACGCAATAAAAGAATTATATAGAAAGCAAATGAATACTACGGAAATGAAGAACATAATTAACGGTCATGAAAAATTTGATCTGTTAATATTTGACGCAAACGCCTTCGGCGCTTTGGctttaaaagaaataataaaagctCCTGTAATAATGATAAGTTCCTTGGGACCTTCTACAGGACATATGGAAGCTCTTGGTGCCCCAGTTCACACTTTCCTGTACCCAAAttcgctaaaaaaaaaaattaacattccCAGTATGTGGGATAAGATACAAGAATTTATCAACTTGTGGAAAATTGGGAATTTTATTTTACGGGTACGACCAAATATATTTAAAGATATGTCAAAGTATTTGGGTGTCCATTTACCTTCAATGACAGAGTTGATGACGAATATTGACTTGCTCATGCTTAACGAGCATCCAGCGTGGAGTGGAGTACGCCCTGTTCCGCCGAATGTAGTGTACATCGGTGGTATTCATCAGAGTTCCAGGAAAGATTTACCAGAG gaACTTAAAACCTACCTTGACTCTTCGAAACATGGAGTAATCTATATGAGTTTTGGTACAAACGTGGACCCTTCGGTACTTCCTCCACAGAAGATTCAGGCGTTCATTAAAGCATTCTCTGAGCTTCCTTACGACGTATTGTGGAAATGGAATGAAGATGAACTTCCTGGTCGCACTAAGAATATAAGGATATCGAAATGGCTACCACAATCAGACTTACTCT ttcaCCCAAAAGTAAAGCTATTCATAACGCAAGCTGGCCTGCAGTCCACGGATGAGGCGATCAACGCCGGCATTCCAGTGATCGGCGTGCCCATGTTGATGGATCAGTGGTACAACGCCGAACACTATGTCCAACACCGGGTCGGGCTGCAGCTTGACATACTGACGCTTGATGCAGATGTAGTGAAGAATGCTGTTGAAACTGTTATAAAAGATCCAAG ctACCGACAAAATATTGTGAAAATCCGAGAACTGATAAGCGACCAGCCGATGTCCCCCCTGGACCGCGCGGTGTGGTGGACGGAGCACGTGCTGCAGCACGGCGGCGCGAGACACctgcgcgcgcccgccgccaacATGCCGTGGACGCAGTACTACGAACTGGATCTAGGACTTCTAGTACTAGGGGCTTCACTAGCGTCATTGATAGGAGTAATTGTGGTTGCTCGATACGCTGTTACGATATTAGTGAAGAAGTTCATAAAGATGAAAGTAAAACAATCCTag